ATTATGATAGTTATTGCCTAAGTACCTtgattttttaattctgttattgCTTTATAGGCTGTATGAGATTTATGCTATAAGGGGGTTCTATTATGGTGTATTTCAagtttttgtttcaagatttagaacaccttttagcatttcttgtagtactgacttggtagtggcaaattctctcagcatttgtttatccaaaaaagattttatttctccttcatttatgaagcttagttttaatggatacaaaattcttggctgacaattATTGGATTCTTCAGCAAGAATCATAGCTGAATGTCGGAGAGGTCATGCCAAACTTAAATTCCTATATGATTTTAGAGATCCTCTAGTTCACCCtataacaattattttgtttcaggaggctaaagatagaACCCCAATGCCTTCTGGcatgtaaggtttctgctgagaaatctactgttaatctgataggttttcctttataagttacctgatgcttttgtctcacagttcttaagattatttccttcatcttgactttagacaACCtaatgactatgtgcctaggtgataatatttttgtgaagattttttcaggtgttatttttatcttcttgtatttggatgtctagatctctagcaagggcaggtaagtttttttttttacatattctcTCAAATAAGTTTTCTAGACTTTTAGATTTCTCCTTCTTTTCAGGAACACCAACAGTTTTTAGGTTTGgccatttatataatataatccaAAATTTCTTGAAGTCTcgttatttaaatttgttttgtttgtccttgtctgattgggttaatttgaaagctcTATGAGCTcttaagttctttttattttttatttatatatatttttaattttccataagttattggggtacaatagaatactactcacccattaaaaagaatgaattagcagcatttgcagtgacctggatgagactggagactgtttattctaagtgaagtaattcaggaatggaaaaccaaacaccttatGTTCTCACAGATATGTGGGAGCtcagctatgaggacacaaaggcataagaatgatacaatggacttttgggacttggggggaagagtgagGGGAGATGAGgggtaaaatactgaaaatatggtgcagtgtttactgctcaggtgatgggtacaccaatatctcacaaattaccactaaagaacttactcatgtaaccaaatatcacctgtacCCCTGAAGCTATTGATTGGGAGATCTTGATCATAGCATTATTCTGCCACTCATAAACAAAAAGAATGcacagggaaaagagagaaaggaacaattATTTTATGATGACATTAAGAGAAGTCTTGATTCATGATCTTGGGAAAGCTATCTATGCCTAGAATGTCATCTGCTTCTGGGCAGTTTCACCTTGGAATCGTCAATGGATGTGCAGTTACAAGAGTCTGAAGGGGACCTTTTGAGATGAGAAATGTGGACCCAAGGCTCAAGGCCCTTAAGTTTTGCTGAAGTGTGGATACTGAGAGGAACTTGGTGTGGTCATTTCCAGTGGGGTTTAGGCACAGTCTTTTTCTggtgtcatttttaaaagacNNNNNNNNNNNNNNNNNNNNNNNNNNNNNNNNNNNNNNNNNNNNNNNNNNNNNNNNNNNNNNNNNNNNNNNNNNNNNNNNNNNNNNNNNNNNNNNNNNNNNNNNNNNNNNNNNNNNNNNNNNNNNNNNNNNNNNNNNNNNNNNNNTGCCAATGCAttgccaaactctgtctcaaaaaaaaaataaaataataataatgataataataataattacaagaGCCCTTcgatattatgaaaattaaaatttccagGTGTCACATTTGTCGAATTCTTACCACTTGTCTCACTCCACACCCACCAGCATGGCTGTAATAAAAAAGGCaggtaacaagtgttggcaaggatatagagaaactggaaccctcatacactgctgatgggaatgcaaaatggtgcaactACTTTTGGAAAACcgtctggcagtttctcaaaaagttaaacatacagttATTATATGACCcaataattctacttttaggtatatgcccaagagaTAGAAAAACATAGGTCCACATGAAAGTCTGAACAGGAATGATCATaacagtattttattaaaaacagcCAAAAAGCCAAAACAATAGCCAATATAACCCTGCTTCTCATTAATTAATGACTGGAtacataaaatatggtatatccatacaacaggttattatttgtaataaaaataaatgaagtagtgATACAAGCTGCAGCCTGGAAGAACCTTGGAAACATGCTAAGTGAGAGGaaccaaacacatacacacagcgaTTCCGTTTACGTGCAATGCCCAGAAGAGGGACATCTGTGGAGAAAGCACGTCAGTGGCCCCCTAGGGCTGAAAGGGGATGGAGAAATTGGCATATAAAGGCTAAAAAGTTTAAGGTTTCTTTTTAGGGtaacaaaaatattgtaaaattgatTGTGGTTTGGATACTAAattctgtgaatatgctaaaGTCATTGTTTCATATGCTTAAATGGGTGAATCCTACAGTGTGTGAATTACCTctgaataaatacattataaaatctCCTCCTCATTATCAGGGAGCCCAGTCGCGGTGTAGATGATGGCGGTCCCAGCCACTCCCTGGCCTGCACCTCCTGGAACCTTCCTAACTGGATCCTTTCCTAAAATCCTGATTATCCTGAGACATGAGCAAAGTAAAATGCTTTCTATGAGGCAATAGTTCCTGGAGCAACCAGCGCCTGTGGTCCTGATAACCCCACCTTAGACAGAATGTGTTTGGTGATGTGAACATTGGCAGGGAGGAGGAGTTATGCCAAGAGGAGAGGAGggctgcctcctgtccctatgCCATAGGGGCCCATGCACAGGCCCTGGGAGCTCTAAGAGGCCCCACCCAGCCCCGAGGAAGCCCATGAGAGTTCTGGTTCTCCTGCAGGCTTATGGGTCCACACCCACCACAGTGCTCAACAAATACTACCTCCGTCCTTTTCCTTTTACCAGACTCCTTCCCCTGTGGAATGCTCAGTGGAGGATGCAGGCATCTCTCGGCTCTGTGCTGTGCAGCCTCCCATGGACACCTGTGCTCTGCTTTGGACACAAGATGTGTGGATCAGCGTGACAGTTGGAGTGAGGCATCACCACAGGCTGACTGTTCTCAGACAACTGATGTGTGGCCAAGAGGGGAAATGGATTCCTTTTGGGTAGATTGTCTGCTTGAATTCTTGGCTCACTTTAAGCCAAGACAATTGAggaaattgtctttttcttttcacttttaaagagCTGTTTCCATAAAAGGGAATTTAGCCCTTTACCAAATACGTTCCAAATGACTTATTCTGTGTTCCCtttcctttttgatctttgtGGTGTTTGTGCTGGTAGGTGTTTAGCGCTGTGCACACTGCACAAAATGTATAGccatatttattattctttcctggcctcaagtgcggTCGCATCAGCTTAGAAAGGGCCTCACGAAAGCATGCAATTCAGTTTCAAACACTCGAACTTTTAACCCAGGGATTCTCAGGCCTGCCTTTTTGTTTGGAATTGGATCTCAGGTCTGATGTACTTTGGGCTGATCTGTATTTTATCTTGCAAAGAGAAATACTAATTTCTAAACTTGTGAGTTCTTGGGAGCTCCCCTACTGTCACTGAGGCAGGCCCTAAATGCCAAGTGGGATGAAGTTCTGCTCCTCCTCTTGGCATAGCTCCTCCTCCCTGGCCAAGCCCACTGGTTTGGGCAGACAGGTGTCAGGTCCTGAGATCACAAACAGGGGAGAGAACTGTGTCCCGAGTAAGGAGAATCAGGAATGCTTACCTGGGACATGCATCAAGATGGGGGAAGACAGGACTGGCAGGTGGGAGGGATCTGTGCTGGCTCTTCTGAGCTACATTGTTCACTCCACAGAGATAGCTTAGGCCGGCACGGCCATTGCCAGCTGACACTTTCCACCTGGCGTGTCTGATGGCAACTTTTGTCAGCTGGTGGCCCCTTAGCTCCTGGCCAGGTGCATTCCCGAAGGCCTATTGGTCCCAAAGTCCTTTAGCCTGGTTCTTTGATGGCTCCTTCTGCTTCTAGGGTCATGGTATCACATAATGGGGCTCTGAAAGACATGGCCATCGAGGTGTTGTCACATGTACCCAGCACAGTCCAGGCGACAGAAGTTTAGAAAGTCAGCAGGTGTGGGACAAGGTGAGGGACTTCTGCAAACTGGCAGGCCTTGGTGAGCCCATGGCCTTCTGAGGGCTGGTGGCCAGAGGCGTCCTTCACTTGAGCAGCATCAGAGGGCGTGGGCTGACCTCATAAAGGGGCCATGGGTGTGACTACCTGGCTGGGGAGTAAAGCCAGAGGGCAGAAGCACCCTGGAGTGCAGACCCCAGCAGACACTTGACCATGCACAGAGGCATGAACTGAGCGTGCTGGGGACAGAGAACAGCCAAGGGGCAGCCGGCAGTCAGTTCAAGTCCTCACGAAGGAGGGCAATCCCACCTGTGGGCCGGGACCGTCGGCTCGAGGGTCAGCAGCCAGGAACGTGGTGAAGAACTTGGATCTGAGGTGGGCCCATGGTGTAGCTGTGGTGTGCTTGCCAGAGTGGCCTCCAAACCCACCCTGGAAGGTGATCCAGAGACCATAGAGCAGAAAGGCTTCCTTGTCAGAGTGAGCTGCTGGAAGCCCACCAGTGTCAGGTCAGTGTAAAATAAGGAGCGGGAAGAGGGTGGAACAGGTCAATGTGCTTAAAACACAGAGAAATGGGGTGACGGTGAGGAGACCATCTGCCTGGTCCTAGGTCCTCCGTGTTCACATCCCCCATCTCTCTCAGTCGCATCAGCTCCCCAGTAATGGTAGGGTGGGGGTGCCACAGTGGACACTTGGGCAAGAGTCCTAGAGATGGAAGGTGCTTGTCAGTCACACACACTGGTTTATGAACAGATGCAGGCAGGGCTGCCCCAGCCAGCTGAtgagcctcctgcatagctgaggacttgatttgcatttctaggGGAGAGCTTGTAGGCTACCAGAATGATGTCACCAGAGGGTGGCCAGATTAAGACCTTTTGAATCTTCTGGCTGTGTGTATGTCATTTATATTTAGTGCCTGATAGATATCAGGTGTCTCTTAGTTTTGTCAACACGTTCTGTGTTCAACTTAGATATACACTGCCTCCACATATATTTCATTAACACAACTTACGATTTCTGCCTACGTGTGTCTCTATTTGCCCACTCTCTATACACATTTTAACTGGTTTGCCTGTCTTACAAACTACATGCTCATTTATATTCTATAGTAGAATTGGATatcctcaaaagcaaatgtacATTCGCTGTTATCTACATGTATGTATCTCTTAGATTGAGACAGGTTACAAGGAAGGGGGAAGGGCAGGCCCTGAGTTAAAGAGTGGATGCTTCCCATCAAGTATGCTTAGGTgctctcttgacctcttgatgagcctcactttcctcctaTATAAAGGGTTACTCACTAAACAGCCCCATGGGGGATGGCAATGATTACATAAGACACACGAAGTGCCTATGGAATGCTCTCAACCCTGGTTTTCATGGAGGCTCCATTTCATAGGCATGGTTGATTAACTGGTCATTGGTGATTAACACAATCTTttgcctctctttcctccctgggGTGGAGGGTGAGGCTGAAAGGTCCAACCCACTAACCACACTGCAACCAGCCTCCATCCTGAGACTATCTGGGATCCCACCAGGATTCACCTCATTAGCATACACTCAGGTGTGGTTAAAAAGGGCATGATAGAAATAACCAAGATGCTGCTGTCACATCTCAACCACTCAGGCAATTGTAAGGGTTTTAGGTGCTTCCTGCTAAAAACCTGGGGTGAAGACCAAATGTATATTTCTAATTCTACTACAATATCACCACTGTGTTAACAGAAGTTCCTTCCTTTTAATCAGCAGTGCCAAGAGAAGCTGGGGTGCCAGTATCTGTGCATCTTCAGAGGCAGCAGGGGCCAGCGTGCCACATCTGGCCCCAGTCCTGAAAGGATAGATGGTGCTTGGCCTGTGACCCTTGGCTAAGGCACCATGGTCAGGCTCTGCCAGGCCCTGCTGCTGGTAGTGGCCACTATGGCCCTTGCATCCAGAGGAGTCCAAGCCTGGAGCTCAACGAAGGTGGTGAGGACGTTCCAAGATATCCCTCAAACTACGTCTATGTGCAGCAGGCACTCTGGTTCGCCATGAAGGAGTATAACAAGGCCAGCAGAGACAAGTTCAGCTTTAGGGCGCTGAAAGTTCTGAAGAGCCAGGAGCAGGTGGGTGGGGTGCTTGCTCCTTGCCCTTTCACTCCCTGCCCTCAGTGTCAACAAACAgagtcaaactctaaaatatttaaaattgtttattctgAGCCAAGCCTGAGTGACCAAGGCCTGTGATACAGCCCCAGAAGGTCCTGAgtacatgtgcccaaggtggtttaTAGCTTAATATTGTACATTTCAGGGGGATAGAAGTTACAGGCATACATCATTCAATACACATAGGTATAAGTTGGTTTGGTttagaaaggcaggacaactcgaagtgggggcttccaggtcatagatggattcaaagattttctgatggtcgattggttgaaagagttaagttgtTACCTTAAGACCTGGAAtcagcccagcgtggtggctcacacctgtaatcccagcactttgggaggctagaggcagatcatctgaaaaggctgggaagttcaagatcaaccagaacgacatggagaaaccctgtctctactaaaaaaaaatacaaaattagctggctgtggaggtgcatgcctgtaatccaagctactttggtggctgaggcaggaaaattgcttgctGAACCAAGGAGAtgagttgtggtgagccaagatcattcatTGCACTCCAAGCCtaaggcaacagagcaagactccatctcaaacaaacaagcaacaaaaaccCAGCTGCCTAGAATCAATAGAAacgtatctgggattacagatcggGGTTGTGGAGACCAGAGTTAATAATCCATGCAGATGCAGAGCCCCTTTCCAGGTGGCAGGCTTCAGAGaggaatagatggtaaatgtctcttatCAGATAGCACAAAGGGTACTTTGACTTTTGATTAATTCTCTCCTGGATTAGGAAAGACCTGGAACAGGAAGAGGATTCTCTACAGAGATGCAGATTTACCCATCAGAGCTGAACTTGGGGCTATTTCAAAATTCatccaaagaaatatattttggagtttGATGCTTCTTTCAGGACCTATGTATGGGATTAACATAGTAAGTCAAGTTGGATTTGAAGATCTTATTGCTGCAAATGATCTGTGTTCTGTCGGTCCGAGGGCCTCTGACAATGTTAAAAGCTCATCAGTTATTTCCTAATTTCAAGGAGGAGGAGTATAACAAAATAGAGCGATATCCCAGCCCACTTCCAGCATAGCCTGAACTAGTGTTTGGTTTTACTGGAATGCCCACGCCAGCTGAGAGAGTCCATTCAGTCGCTTAGGGAGAACCCTTGCATTTTGGTTTTGGTCTACATCAGAGTCTAGACAAGAGCCCATTATCTACACGGAGTACTTTCACACTGAAACTAGGAATGGAAGACACAACTGAGAGATGCCTTTAGCCACAATATATTTGGTACTATTTTAGGGATTTTGAAGGAGAAACAAATTATGTTGGTATTTGTTTAGGATGAAGATGggaaacataaaatatgtgttgAAATCCTTAAAGTGGTTGCAGTGcatcaaaaggcagagattaagGTCAGAGGCGAAGCTTAAAGGGAGCAAGTTTGGACCATTTGTGCATCTCATCAATGGGCATTGGCAGGATGGGTTACTGGCATTGGTGGGTGCAGCTGATGCTTGGGAAAGGCCTGGACTGAAGAGGCTCCTGCTGCAGAAAATGCCAactcaaaaatgtaaaagaaatggcCTAACTAGAAAACTATGCCACCGTTGTATCTTCTCACCACCACCACAGTCATAACTTCTATTTCAGGCAAAGATCATCTATGAATCCTACAACCACTGGATGAGAGTGTTTGGTGTGAACCATTGCAGGGATTGTTTATTAGTTACCAGGGGAAGGGCATTTTCTAATCAAATTTGATAAACACCTTTCTTACCAAATGCTCACCACCAACACTGAGACAAATTGGCCATCATACTTCCTGGCTTCAATGCTGGGGGATGCCAGCACCTGTATATGGTATTCTTGCCCAGAATGCATACTTTGAATGTAATCAGAGGAGAAATTAGACAAATCCATAATTCAGTACATTCTATAAGACCACTTGATACTAATATCATAACATGGGGAAATGGGGAAAATGCTAGAAAACTGTTCCCCAACAAAGGAGACCTATGAGAagcatgacaactaaatgcagaAGGTGGTCCTGTATTATCTCGGTATCAACTAGAGAGAGATTCAGTCTGGTTTATGAATTTGAAAAGGAGAGCGTTGTTTCTCTAAAGGGTTGCAGCCTGCAGGGTGaccattctgacaggctgggaatTCACAATATATAGAAAGCTGGGAAAAAAGAAGCACTAGAGGAGAGAAATAAGACAAGGGAATCTGTGCTAGATAAGTTAAGCTAAAATGCTCACATATTTAATAAGCTGTaggaggagtcatgaatatttattaaagaaaaatgtatgcatGCACAGTTGAGCTTCATGCCTCTTCATGGGTTGCATCTTAAAAAACTGATGACATTAGCATGATCCAAAGGTGGATTTTCAGTCCTCTGATGGCAAAAAGCTGAAGCAGAGTCACAAAAACCCTCACTGTGCATCCTTCACACGTCAGCCAAAACCAGTCCAGAGGTGGTGGTCAGTTTTCAGGAAGGGATGCCTTGTGAAGCTGGTGAGTTCTCACATCAAAATGCAAAGAGGGAAGAGGGTGTCTggtcttggcctcaggtgattgaCTAATGGCCATAAAAGAATGAGtcgtttatttcttgttttccagTG
This is a stretch of genomic DNA from Papio anubis isolate 15944 chromosome 16, Panubis1.0, whole genome shotgun sequence. It encodes these proteins:
- the LOC101019771 gene encoding LOW QUALITY PROTEIN: cystatin-13-like (The sequence of the model RefSeq protein was modified relative to this genomic sequence to represent the inferred CDS: inserted 1 base in 1 codon), whose amino-acid sequence is MVRLCQALLLVVATMALASRGVQAWSSTKVVRTFQDIPXNYVYVQQALWFAMKEYNKASRDKFSFRALKVLKSQEQVTDSLEYYIEVKIARTICKKTSEDENCAFQEDPKMQKVVFCTFIVASKPWKFELTMLKKQCKDM